A single Fusobacterium hominis DNA region contains:
- the tsaB gene encoding tRNA (adenosine(37)-N6)-threonylcarbamoyltransferase complex dimerization subunit type 1 TsaB → MLVLAIDTATKIAGIALYDDKIGILGELNLYVKTNHSNIIMTAIDNLFKMTGLSIADVDRVAVTIGPGSFTGIRIGVAIAKGLVYGTDKKIVGINELDVIAYNAESRDDIIVPLIDARKQRVYYSTYKYDNDKLVRISDYKDGDLDIVLEELKDEKCIFTGDGTIAYGDYIKEKTNNQGIVFSKTASIPRAAVAARLALEKEADNLYVLEPFYVNKSQAEREKEKRDKIK, encoded by the coding sequence ATGTTGGTTTTAGCAATTGATACAGCAACTAAAATAGCTGGAATAGCTTTATATGATGATAAAATAGGAATTTTAGGAGAATTAAATCTTTATGTAAAGACAAATCACTCAAACATTATTATGACAGCAATAGATAATTTATTTAAAATGACAGGACTTTCTATAGCTGATGTAGATAGAGTAGCTGTAACTATTGGCCCTGGATCTTTTACAGGTATACGTATAGGTGTTGCTATAGCTAAAGGACTTGTATATGGAACAGACAAAAAAATTGTTGGAATAAATGAGCTAGATGTGATAGCATATAATGCAGAGAGTAGAGATGACATAATTGTACCTCTTATAGATGCAAGAAAACAAAGAGTATATTATTCAACTTACAAATATGATAATGATAAACTAGTTAGAATTTCTGATTATAAAGATGGAGATTTAGATATAGTTTTAGAGGAATTAAAAGACGAGAAATGTATCTTCACTGGAGATGGTACAATAGCTTACGGTGATTATATTAAAGAAAAAACAAATAATCAGGGGATCGTTTTTTCAAAAACCGCATCAATACCAAGAGCAGCTGTAGCTGCTAGACTAGCATTAGAAAAAGAAGCAGATAATCTATATGTGTTGGAACCTTTTTATGTAAACAAATCCCAAGCTGAAAGAGAAAAAGAAAAAAGGGATAAAATTAAGTAA
- the tsaE gene encoding tRNA (adenosine(37)-N6)-threonylcarbamoyltransferase complex ATPase subunit type 1 TsaE produces the protein MNRILNFNELDILAEKLADYAHENIVIALIGDLGTGKTTFTQKFAKSLGVTDVIKSPTFNYVLEYFTGRLPLYHFDVYRLSEPEEIYEIGYEDYLNNDGVVLIEWANIIESELPKEYIKLELKHYDDRSREVELTYIGNEAKEKEMLDYVGFSN, from the coding sequence ATGAATAGAATACTCAATTTTAATGAGTTGGATATTCTGGCGGAAAAACTGGCAGACTATGCTCATGAAAATATAGTTATAGCTCTAATTGGTGATTTAGGAACTGGAAAAACTACATTTACACAGAAATTCGCAAAATCTCTCGGTGTAACTGATGTAATAAAGAGTCCAACATTTAATTATGTATTAGAATATTTTACAGGTAGACTTCCTTTATATCACTTCGATGTATATCGTCTATCAGAGCCTGAAGAAATATATGAAATAGGTTATGAAGATTATTTAAATAATGATGGAGTTGTACTTATTGAATGGGCAAATATAATAGAGAGTGAACTACCTAAAGAATACATAAAACTAGAACTGAAACATTATGATGACAGATCCAGAGAAGTTGAATTAACTTATATTGGTAATGAAGCAAAAGAAAAGGAGATGTTAGATTATGTTGGTTTTAGCAATTGA
- the rfaE2 gene encoding D-glycero-beta-D-manno-heptose 1-phosphate adenylyltransferase → MILSKETAAKLVQELKLQGKKVVFTNGCFDILHVGHLRYLNEAKKQGDVLIVGVNSDNSVKKLKGPTRPINNEIDRAEMLSGLKAVDFTLIFDELTPIETLEKIKPSIHVKGGDYKKEELPETTTVEKNGGEVRILAFVEGKSTTNIVNKIQFKNNDNGGNNE, encoded by the coding sequence ATGATACTAAGTAAAGAAACAGCAGCAAAACTTGTGCAAGAATTAAAATTACAAGGAAAGAAAGTTGTTTTTACCAATGGATGTTTTGATATTTTACATGTTGGACATCTAAGATATTTAAATGAAGCTAAAAAACAAGGAGATGTGTTAATCGTTGGGGTAAACTCAGACAATTCTGTTAAAAAATTAAAAGGTCCTACTAGACCAATTAATAATGAAATAGATAGAGCAGAAATGCTATCTGGGCTAAAAGCTGTTGATTTTACCCTTATTTTTGATGAACTGACTCCGATTGAAACTCTTGAAAAAATAAAACCGTCAATTCATGTAAAAGGTGGAGATTATAAAAAAGAGGAATTACCTGAAACAACTACTGTTGAAAAAAATGGTGGAGAAGTTAGGATATTAGCTTTTGTTGAAGGAAAATCAACTACTAATATAGTAAATAAGATACAATTTAAAAACAACGACAATGGAGGAAATAATGAATAG
- a CDS encoding NUDIX hydrolase, whose amino-acid sequence METNLSKVLKNGEKRVIGKYKQIVSAVMICIAKIENKDYIIFEKRSLNIRQGGEISLPGGKYEAKDLNTKNTAIRETVEELGITSDKIHMLGKFGTLVNPSGMILDTYISKIDIAHYDELKYNKAEVERIIFVPLDFFLKHSPKVEKIGLENIPLFSTGKFNLPKKYEKPWPGRAREVYFYNFEGEVIWGMTAEIIYEFIKVFKRS is encoded by the coding sequence ATGGAAACAAACTTATCAAAGGTTTTAAAAAATGGAGAAAAAAGAGTTATTGGTAAATACAAACAAATAGTTTCAGCTGTAATGATCTGTATAGCAAAAATTGAAAATAAAGATTATATAATTTTTGAAAAACGATCTTTAAATATAAGACAAGGTGGAGAGATTTCTCTTCCTGGTGGAAAATATGAAGCAAAAGATTTAAATACAAAAAATACAGCAATTAGAGAAACAGTAGAAGAATTAGGTATTACATCTGATAAAATACATATGCTTGGCAAATTTGGAACACTTGTAAATCCTTCTGGTATGATATTAGATACATATATATCAAAAATAGATATTGCACATTATGATGAACTGAAATATAATAAAGCCGAAGTTGAAAGGATTATTTTTGTTCCACTTGATTTTTTTCTGAAACATTCACCAAAAGTTGAAAAAATTGGGTTAGAAAATATTCCACTTTTTTCAACAGGAAAGTTCAATCTGCCAAAAAAGTATGAAAAACCTTGGCCAGGACGGGCTAGGGAAGTATATTTTTACAACTTTGAAGGTGAGGTTATCTGGGGTATGACAGCTGAGATAATTTATGAATTTATAAAAGTGTTTAAAAGAAGCTAA
- the upp gene encoding uracil phosphoribosyltransferase has translation MAVIEINHPLIQHKLTLMRSADTDTKIFRENLNEIAKLMTYEATKNLKLQDKEVTTPLMTTIGKELQDRLAIIPILRAGLGMTDGILDLMPTAKVGHIGVYRDEETLEPVYYYCKLPVDITSRKVIVVDPMLATGGSAVYAIDYLKREGVKDIIFMCLVAAPEGIAKLLNKHPDVAIYTAKIDQGLTNEGYIYPGLGDCGDRIFGTK, from the coding sequence ATGGCTGTAATAGAAATTAACCACCCATTAATACAACATAAATTAACACTTATGAGAAGTGCTGATACTGATACTAAAATTTTTAGAGAAAATCTTAATGAAATAGCTAAGCTAATGACTTATGAAGCGACTAAAAATTTAAAGTTACAAGATAAAGAGGTTACAACACCATTAATGACTACAATAGGAAAAGAACTTCAAGATAGATTAGCAATAATTCCTATACTAAGAGCAGGTCTTGGAATGACTGATGGAATTCTTGATCTTATGCCTACAGCAAAAGTTGGACATATTGGAGTTTACAGAGATGAAGAAACTCTAGAACCTGTTTACTATTATTGTAAGCTTCCTGTAGACATCACATCAAGAAAAGTTATAGTTGTAGACCCTATGTTAGCAACAGGTGGATCAGCAGTTTATGCTATAGATTATTTAAAAAGAGAGGGTGTAAAAGATATAATTTTTATGTGCCTAGTAGCTGCTCCTGAAGGAATAGCAAAATTATTAAATAAACATCCAGATGTAGCTATATATACAGCTAAAATAGACCAAGGATTAACAAATGAAGGATATATTTATCCAGGTCTTGGAGATTGTGGAGACAGAATATTCGGAACAAAATAG
- a CDS encoding cytochrome c biogenesis CcdA family protein, with protein MSYIAIFFGGILSFFSPCILPVLPLYIGYLSENNLDNKKAIAINTIFFTVGISCAFIFLGFGFSSLGQIISNYRNIFSKISGVLTIILGLFQLGIIKNNFLSRERKLEFTSEKMNPIIAFILGFTFSFAWTPCIGPALTGILFAISSLDTKSEGMAMMFIYTLGFIVPFLVTGFFSSYFLKLFKKNMWVVKYIPKIIGVLLIILGILIYTQKLDFILTFIV; from the coding sequence ATGAGCTATATTGCTATTTTTTTTGGAGGTATACTATCATTTTTTTCGCCTTGTATATTACCTGTACTCCCTCTTTACATAGGATACCTTTCTGAAAATAATCTGGATAATAAAAAAGCTATTGCAATAAATACTATATTTTTTACAGTTGGTATTTCTTGTGCTTTTATTTTTTTAGGATTTGGATTTTCTTCATTAGGTCAAATTATTTCTAATTATAGAAATATATTCTCTAAAATTTCTGGAGTACTTACTATCATACTTGGACTATTTCAACTTGGTATCATTAAAAATAATTTTTTATCAAGGGAACGAAAGTTAGAATTCACAAGTGAAAAAATGAATCCAATCATTGCTTTTATTTTAGGATTTACTTTTAGTTTTGCATGGACTCCTTGTATTGGTCCAGCATTAACAGGAATTTTATTTGCTATTTCATCATTAGATACGAAATCAGAAGGAATGGCTATGATGTTTATTTATACACTTGGATTTATCGTGCCTTTTCTTGTAACTGGATTTTTTAGTTCTTATTTTTTAAAACTATTTAAGAAAAATATGTGGGTTGTTAAATATATTCCTAAAATTATAGGAGTATTACTTATAATATTAGGAATACTTATTTATACACAAAAATTAGATTTTATTTTGACATTTATTGTCTAA
- a CDS encoding TlpA family protein disulfide reductase has product MKKLIAILFVLFSFATFSAVNKAPTFSGIDQYNAEQSLDNYKGKFIILTFWATWCPACKFELPNLEKLYKQYGSNKNDIVFLGVNNENMESAKKLLTATNTTFPTIISHDAFEKYPIRAFPTIVIIDRNGNINNYTVGAIPKETLEKYINSELLQKSF; this is encoded by the coding sequence ATGAAAAAACTTATTGCTATCTTATTTGTATTATTTTCTTTTGCTACTTTTTCTGCAGTAAATAAAGCTCCTACATTTTCTGGTATTGATCAATATAATGCAGAACAATCTTTAGATAATTATAAAGGAAAGTTTATTATACTAACATTTTGGGCAACTTGGTGTCCCGCTTGTAAATTTGAGCTTCCAAATTTAGAAAAACTTTATAAACAATATGGTAGCAACAAAAATGATATCGTTTTTCTTGGAGTAAATAATGAAAATATGGAAAGTGCAAAAAAACTACTAACTGCTACTAATACTACATTTCCAACTATAATATCTCATGACGCTTTTGAAAAATATCCAATTAGAGCTTTCCCTACAATTGTTATAATTGATAGAAATGGAAACATCAATAATTATACTGTTGGAGCAATTCCAAAAGAAACTCTTGAAAAATATATAAATAGTGAGCTCCTTCAAAAAAGTTTCTAG
- a CDS encoding putative glycoside hydrolase, which produces MNKQKKFMTGILGAIAVYIAVITATADITRGIGLEEKQPPSENVQVSSNEADTTNLKAEQEHSLEGYNTSLEKVENASAESNNTEITSQPTEVKTINYSFTNKQKSNIFDNPNNGKVMDTLIKATRVEVEEEKDVENQKQTKVKKADGTFEIKVTGQINKWAKIKYQKNLKNKEGWIKAENLNKEFNSVISADLKNIDFSPVEKPNFTENPKKTNVRGIYLTVYSAASDKKMDELIALTKRTPINAFVIDVKDDSGHLLFKTDAEKTYLGENKKYYPIADMEKFMKKLKDNNIYTIARIVSFKDPRYAKKNPDKAIIKRADGTPYTNSDGVIWVSAHDRNLWKYNIDVAKEAAKLGFNEIQFDYVRFPASNGGKLDKQLDYRNVKSETKPETIQKYLKYARKELQPLGVYISADVYGQVGSSADDMGLGQHWETVSNEVDIISPMAYPSHYGNGVYGLSVPDANPYATIYRSTIDGVNRNNNITYPANVRPWLQAFTAKWVKGYIPYGKKEIDAQVKALKDLGINEYLLWSPSNRYGIVEK; this is translated from the coding sequence ATGAACAAACAAAAAAAATTTATGACTGGAATTTTAGGTGCTATTGCAGTATACATTGCTGTAATTACTGCAACTGCCGACATTACTAGAGGAATAGGATTAGAAGAAAAACAACCTCCTTCTGAAAATGTTCAAGTAAGTTCTAATGAAGCTGACACAACTAATTTAAAAGCTGAACAAGAACACTCTTTAGAAGGTTATAATACATCTTTAGAAAAAGTAGAAAATGCTTCTGCTGAAAGTAATAATACTGAAATTACTTCACAACCTACTGAAGTTAAAACAATTAATTACTCTTTTACAAACAAACAAAAATCAAATATTTTTGATAATCCAAATAATGGGAAAGTTATGGATACTCTAATAAAAGCAACTAGAGTAGAAGTAGAAGAAGAAAAAGATGTTGAAAATCAAAAACAAACAAAAGTAAAAAAAGCTGATGGAACATTTGAAATAAAAGTAACTGGTCAAATTAATAAATGGGCTAAAATTAAATACCAAAAAAATCTTAAAAATAAAGAAGGGTGGATTAAGGCAGAAAATTTAAATAAAGAGTTCAATAGTGTTATTTCTGCAGATTTAAAAAATATTGATTTTTCACCTGTCGAAAAACCTAACTTTACTGAAAACCCTAAAAAAACTAATGTAAGAGGTATATATCTTACTGTTTACTCTGCAGCTTCAGACAAAAAAATGGATGAACTTATTGCTTTGACTAAACGTACACCTATAAACGCATTTGTAATAGATGTAAAAGATGATAGTGGACATTTACTTTTTAAAACTGATGCTGAGAAAACTTATTTAGGAGAAAATAAAAAATATTATCCAATAGCAGATATGGAAAAATTTATGAAAAAATTAAAGGATAATAACATTTATACAATAGCTAGAATTGTTTCTTTTAAAGATCCTAGATATGCTAAAAAAAATCCAGATAAAGCTATTATAAAAAGGGCTGATGGAACACCTTACACTAATAGCGATGGTGTAATTTGGGTATCTGCACATGATAGAAATCTTTGGAAATACAATATAGATGTAGCTAAAGAAGCTGCTAAATTAGGATTTAATGAAATTCAATTTGACTATGTAAGATTCCCAGCTTCAAATGGTGGAAAATTAGATAAACAACTTGACTATAGAAATGTTAAAAGTGAAACTAAACCTGAAACAATTCAAAAATATTTAAAATACGCAAGAAAAGAATTACAACCTTTAGGAGTTTATATTTCTGCTGATGTATATGGGCAAGTTGGAAGTTCAGCTGATGATATGGGACTTGGTCAACATTGGGAAACTGTAAGTAATGAAGTTGATATCATTTCTCCTATGGCTTATCCTAGTCACTATGGAAATGGTGTATATGGTCTTTCTGTTCCTGATGCAAATCCTTATGCAACAATTTATAGATCTACAATAGACGGAGTTAACAGAAACAATAATATTACATATCCAGCTAATGTAAGACCTTGGTTACAGGCGTTTACAGCAAAATGGGTTAAAGGATATATTCCATACGGTAAAAAAGAAATAGATGCTCAAGTTAAAGCTCTTAAAGATCTTGGTATAAACGAGTATTTATTGTGGAGTCCATCAAATAGATATGGAATTGTTGAAAAATAG
- the truB gene encoding tRNA pseudouridine(55) synthase TruB, producing MEGIININKPSGITSFDVIRILRKLLKEKRIGHTGTLDPLAQGVLIVCVGKATKLVQDIEGYSKVYLAGFELGYQTDTYDIEGNTINTSDKNTVSIDELEIVTKKFVGDIEQIPPMYSALKVNGQKLYELARQGIEIERKARAITIDFLEIVNFDGKKGIIRCGVSKGTYIRSLINDIGEALGTFATMTSLVRESVGDIKLENAVSLDKIESCCNNEDYSFLVSVENFFEYPKLTLNNEKDLKLFLNGNTVRFTTSDGKYRVYNNEDSFLGLAIVGNNLLKGYKFF from the coding sequence TTGGAGGGAATAATAAATATAAATAAACCTTCAGGGATAACCTCCTTTGATGTAATAAGAATTCTAAGAAAGCTTTTAAAAGAAAAAAGAATCGGCCATACTGGCACTCTTGATCCTTTAGCTCAAGGAGTTCTTATTGTGTGTGTTGGTAAAGCTACAAAACTTGTACAAGATATAGAGGGATATTCTAAGGTATATCTAGCAGGTTTTGAACTTGGTTATCAAACAGACACTTATGATATTGAAGGAAATACTATCAATACTTCTGATAAAAATACTGTTTCTATAGACGAATTAGAAATAGTTACTAAAAAATTTGTAGGAGATATTGAGCAAATCCCGCCTATGTATTCTGCTTTAAAAGTGAATGGACAAAAACTTTATGAGTTAGCTAGGCAAGGTATAGAAATAGAAAGAAAAGCAAGAGCTATTACTATTGATTTTCTTGAAATTGTTAATTTTGATGGTAAAAAAGGAATAATACGATGTGGTGTTTCTAAAGGAACATACATTCGTTCTCTTATAAATGATATAGGTGAGGCTTTAGGTACATTTGCTACTATGACTTCACTAGTTAGAGAAAGTGTTGGAGATATAAAGCTTGAAAATGCAGTTTCTCTAGATAAAATTGAATCTTGTTGTAACAATGAAGATTATTCTTTTCTTGTAAGTGTTGAGAACTTTTTTGAATATCCAAAACTAACACTTAATAATGAAAAGGACCTTAAGCTATTTTTAAATGGTAATACTGTAAGATTTACTACTTCTGATGGTAAATATAGAGTATATAATAATGAAGATAGTTTTTTAGGATTAGCAATTGTAGGTAATAATTTATTAAAAGGGTATAAATTTTTTTAA
- the typA gene encoding translational GTPase TypA: MNIKNIAIIAHVDHGKTTIVDCLLRQGGAFASHELEKVEERVMDSNDIERERGITIFSKNASVRYKDYKINIVDTPGHADFGGEVQRIMKMVDSVVLLVDAFEGPMPQTKYVLKKALEQGHRPIVVVNKIDKPNARPEDVLYMVYELFIELNANEMQLDFPVVYASGKAGFAKKDLADEEKDMTPLFETILEHVEDPEGEDDKPMQFLITNIAYDNYVGKLAVGRIHNGIMRRNQEIMVIKRDGSMFKGKISVLYGYEGLKRVEIQEAHAGDIVCVAGVEDIDIGETFADVNNPVALPLIDIDEPTLAMTFMVNDSPFAGKDGKFVTSRHIWERLQKELQTNVSMKVEATDTPDAFVVKGRGELQLSILLENMRREGFEIQVSKPRVLFKVEDGKKLEPVEMALIDVDDSFTGVVIEKLGRRKGEMVSMIPGNDGYTRLEFKVPARGLIGFRNEFLTDTKGTGILNHSFFDYEPYKGEIPTRTRGVLIATEPGVTVAYALNNIQDRGTLFLDPGIPVYEGMIVGEHSRENDLVVNVCKTKKLTNMRAAGSDDAVKLAPPRKFTLEQALDYIADDELVEVTPLNIRLRKKFLKEGERRKFEKRSED; encoded by the coding sequence ATGAATATAAAAAACATAGCAATCATTGCCCATGTTGACCACGGTAAAACAACAATCGTTGATTGTCTTTTAAGACAAGGAGGAGCTTTTGCTTCTCACGAATTGGAAAAAGTTGAAGAAAGAGTAATGGACTCAAATGATATTGAAAGAGAAAGAGGAATTACAATTTTTTCTAAAAATGCTTCTGTTAGATACAAAGATTATAAAATTAATATTGTAGATACACCAGGACACGCGGACTTTGGTGGAGAAGTACAAAGAATTATGAAAATGGTTGATTCAGTTGTTCTACTTGTAGATGCTTTTGAAGGACCTATGCCTCAAACAAAATATGTTCTTAAAAAAGCACTAGAACAAGGACACAGACCCATTGTTGTTGTGAATAAAATAGACAAACCAAATGCAAGACCTGAAGATGTTTTATATATGGTTTATGAATTATTTATAGAACTTAATGCTAACGAAATGCAACTTGATTTCCCTGTTGTTTACGCATCAGGTAAAGCTGGATTTGCAAAAAAAGATCTTGCTGATGAAGAAAAAGATATGACTCCTCTATTTGAAACTATCTTAGAACATGTTGAAGATCCTGAGGGAGAAGACGATAAACCTATGCAATTTTTAATTACTAACATTGCATATGATAACTACGTTGGAAAACTTGCTGTTGGAAGAATTCACAACGGTATTATGAGAAGAAACCAAGAAATAATGGTTATTAAAAGAGATGGATCAATGTTTAAAGGAAAAATATCTGTATTATATGGATATGAAGGGCTAAAAAGAGTAGAAATTCAAGAAGCTCATGCTGGAGATATTGTATGTGTTGCTGGTGTTGAAGATATCGATATCGGAGAAACATTTGCAGATGTAAATAATCCTGTAGCATTACCTTTAATTGATATTGACGAGCCAACTCTTGCAATGACATTTATGGTAAATGACTCTCCATTTGCTGGAAAAGATGGAAAATTTGTAACTTCTAGACACATCTGGGAAAGATTACAAAAAGAACTTCAAACTAACGTTAGTATGAAAGTAGAAGCAACTGATACTCCAGATGCATTTGTTGTTAAAGGAAGAGGAGAACTTCAACTTTCTATACTTTTAGAAAATATGAGAAGAGAAGGATTTGAGATTCAAGTTTCAAAACCAAGAGTTCTATTTAAAGTAGAAGACGGTAAAAAACTTGAACCAGTAGAAATGGCTCTAATTGATGTTGATGATAGCTTTACTGGAGTTGTTATTGAAAAACTTGGAAGAAGAAAAGGTGAAATGGTATCTATGATACCTGGTAATGACGGTTATACTCGTCTTGAATTCAAAGTTCCTGCAAGAGGACTTATTGGATTTAGAAATGAGTTTTTAACAGATACAAAAGGAACTGGAATACTTAACCACTCTTTCTTTGATTATGAGCCATACAAAGGTGAAATTCCTACTAGAACTAGAGGAGTTCTAATAGCTACTGAACCTGGTGTTACTGTTGCTTATGCACTAAATAATATCCAAGATAGAGGAACTCTATTCTTAGATCCAGGAATTCCTGTATACGAAGGAATGATCGTTGGAGAACATAGTAGAGAAAATGACCTTGTAGTAAATGTTTGTAAAACTAAAAAACTTACAAATATGAGAGCTGCTGGAAGTGACGATGCTGTTAAACTTGCACCACCTAGAAAATTCACTTTAGAACAAGCTCTTGACTACATAGCAGATGATGAATTAGTAGAAGTTACTCCTTTAAATATAAGACTTAGAAAGAAATTCTTAAAAGAAGGAGAAAGAAGAAAGTTCGAAAAAAGATCTGAAGATTAA
- a CDS encoding ankyrin repeat domain-containing protein, with translation MRKIVFIFMVIMFLNNCTLLKKKHKIIISPEQVSSAIVVDDNYLLNKYLSDGFPVDYNFNGNTLLERVLENNSLKSLKTLLNRGVDIEQRDEYGKTPIFYVRSLEALQMLIDDGAEVDVYDKNNESLLTFFIKNKPESYSELIINKGVKIDDWNTLFWASVEGTPQIISHMAKNGADFSTKNKNGNYPIYYSYNENNILELLKVGNYNLSEVNLKNENILGEVYLRAVANGYIKVVDKLIEMGVNPRYMSYGDNALSIANDTENEDMINYLKSKGLK, from the coding sequence ATGAGAAAGATAGTATTTATTTTTATGGTTATAATGTTTCTTAATAATTGTACTTTATTAAAGAAAAAACATAAAATTATTATTTCTCCTGAACAGGTATCCTCTGCTATTGTAGTAGACGATAATTATCTTTTAAATAAATATCTAAGTGATGGTTTCCCTGTTGATTATAATTTCAATGGGAATACTCTTTTAGAAAGAGTGTTAGAAAACAATAGTTTAAAGTCTCTTAAAACTCTTTTAAATAGAGGTGTTGATATTGAGCAAAGAGATGAATATGGAAAAACACCAATATTTTATGTACGAAGTCTAGAAGCTCTTCAAATGCTTATTGACGATGGTGCAGAAGTTGATGTATACGATAAAAATAATGAATCTCTTTTAACTTTTTTTATAAAAAATAAACCTGAATCTTATTCAGAATTAATAATTAATAAAGGAGTCAAAATAGACGATTGGAATACTCTCTTTTGGGCCTCTGTAGAAGGAACACCTCAAATAATATCACATATGGCTAAAAATGGGGCTGATTTTTCTACTAAAAATAAAAATGGTAATTATCCAATATACTATTCATACAATGAAAATAATATACTTGAACTACTAAAAGTTGGAAACTATAATCTTAGTGAAGTAAATTTAAAAAATGAAAATATTTTAGGTGAAGTTTATTTACGTGCTGTTGCTAACGGTTATATAAAAGTTGTAGATAAACTTATAGAAATGGGTGTAAATCCAAGATATATGTCATATGGAGATAACGCTTTATCTATTGCTAACGATACTGAGAATGAAGATATGATTAACTATTTAAAATCTAAAGGTCTCAAATAA
- a CDS encoding YadA C-terminal domain-containing protein — MEKGEVAIGAAVSTYHEKQAIAIGIQGAPSENFRINSKIGVVPTKNTEFAGSIGASWKFKCY; from the coding sequence ATTGAAAAAGGTGAAGTTGCTATTGGAGCAGCAGTTAGTACTTATCATGAAAAACAAGCAATTGCAATAGGAATTCAAGGAGCACCATCTGAGAATTTTAGAATAAATAGTAAAATTGGAGTTGTTCCTACTAAAAATACAGAATTTGCTGGTTCAATTGGAGCATCTTGGAAATTTAAATGCTATTAA
- a CDS encoding MarC family protein: MNFTVIFTNALTLIAVLNPFGNVPLFIGMSDGLDKQTRKKLQNIILFTAFCITFIFSLVGEFLMTKFYRIGMDELKMAGGLILIVIATKNLIFPAAKSSTNESISPDEQVKKAIIPLAFPILVGPGVLTTALINKAQTGIISSTLSILIAFVIIYAIYVIGSYLEKILGKLVLYILSRVMQIFILAIGFRILFSGLSEAIKIYNI; encoded by the coding sequence ATGAATTTTACTGTTATTTTTACAAATGCTTTAACTTTGATTGCTGTATTAAATCCATTTGGAAATGTTCCACTTTTTATAGGAATGAGTGATGGGTTAGATAAGCAAACTAGAAAAAAACTTCAAAATATTATTTTATTTACCGCTTTTTGCATAACTTTTATTTTTAGCTTAGTTGGAGAATTTCTTATGACTAAATTTTATAGAATAGGAATGGATGAGCTTAAAATGGCTGGAGGACTTATTTTAATAGTAATCGCTACTAAAAATCTTATATTTCCAGCAGCTAAAAGTAGTACTAATGAATCAATTTCACCAGATGAACAAGTAAAAAAAGCGATTATTCCTTTAGCATTTCCTATATTAGTTGGTCCAGGAGTACTTACAACTGCATTAATTAACAAAGCTCAAACTGGTATTATAAGTAGTACACTATCTATTTTAATAGCTTTTGTAATAATATACGCAATTTATGTCATTGGAAGTTATTTAGAAAAAATATTAGGAAAACTAGTTCTATATATTTTATCAAGAGTAATGCAAATATTTATACTAGCTATTGGTTTTAGAATATTATTTAGTGGTCTTTCTGAAGCTATTAAAATATACAATATTTAA